One Sphingobacteruim zhuxiongii DNA window includes the following coding sequences:
- a CDS encoding TatD family hydrolase, protein MNRDLSSMGKPIPLELDVIKGMKFVDPHIHMVSRTTDDYQALFDAGVLLVIEPAFWVGQPRTGLDTFKDYYSSLIGWERFRASQFGIRHFCTIGLNSREANNEPLAEQVMELLPHFIYKEGVLGIGEIGFDDQTPAEEKYYRAQLELAKEANVPVQVHTPHRDKTRGTLRSMEIALEHGLDPQMVIIDHNSEETVKDVLDRGFWAGFTIYPFTKMGNERMVDIVKTYGAENIMVNSAADWGISDPLAVPKTAALMLQKGVDRASVEKVTYSNAIDAFKVANHLDLESLNETLNADPTAKFEGNTILRGGQQPRLNKGSIIIS, encoded by the coding sequence ATGAATAGAGACTTATCCAGTATGGGTAAGCCTATACCGTTGGAATTGGATGTGATTAAAGGGATGAAATTTGTTGATCCACATATCCATATGGTTTCCCGAACGACCGATGATTATCAAGCACTGTTTGACGCCGGTGTTTTATTGGTTATAGAGCCTGCCTTTTGGGTTGGACAACCGCGAACGGGACTGGATACATTTAAAGATTATTACAGTAGTTTGATTGGATGGGAGCGATTTAGAGCATCTCAATTTGGTATCCGACATTTTTGTACGATCGGTTTAAATTCTCGTGAGGCAAATAATGAACCTTTAGCCGAGCAAGTGATGGAGTTACTGCCTCATTTTATTTATAAAGAAGGTGTTTTGGGCATTGGAGAGATCGGATTTGATGATCAAACTCCGGCAGAAGAGAAATATTATAGAGCACAATTGGAATTAGCGAAAGAAGCGAATGTTCCAGTGCAGGTTCATACCCCACATCGTGATAAAACGCGTGGTACCTTACGTAGTATGGAAATTGCTTTAGAGCATGGATTGGATCCTCAAATGGTAATTATCGATCATAACTCTGAAGAGACAGTAAAGGATGTGTTAGATCGAGGATTCTGGGCAGGTTTTACCATTTATCCATTTACGAAGATGGGTAATGAGCGTATGGTAGATATCGTTAAAACCTATGGCGCTGAAAATATCATGGTTAATTCCGCGGCTGATTGGGGAATTAGTGATCCGCTAGCAGTTCCAAAAACTGCGGCGCTAATGCTTCAAAAAGGTGTTGATCGAGCGAGTGTGGAAAAAGTTACCTATAGCAATGCAATTGATGCATTCAAAGTTGCGAATCATTTAGACTTAGAGTCTTTAAACGAGACGTTGAATGCTGATCCTACAGCAAAATTTGAAGGTAACACGATATTACGTGGAGGACAACAACCCCGTCTAAACAAGGGATCTATTATTATTTCATAA
- a CDS encoding EboA domain-containing protein, which produces MKTNDKVSERLFQLLSEDEKAYLALSSKQIQEDYKKHFVRIFSTLNRRLTFETRESLISISPEDTDNLLIVNWTVLKLARVWLLGQIADDKEAYQQFINRLFEFADMHELEALYAALPILDYPEQWIERCKEGIRNNIGTVQEAVIEHNKFPFLYLDEESWNQLVLKAFFTSKKILNIYGLFDKNNKPLADSIVDYIYERHSAKREIHPMLWILAKDYLPSRALDILAEAYNLENDEAKKALLLQALAANHAHLSESFKIAHAQELEQISPIEQVLEAYK; this is translated from the coding sequence ATGAAAACGAACGATAAAGTAAGTGAAAGACTATTTCAATTGCTTTCCGAAGATGAGAAAGCATATTTAGCACTGAGCAGTAAACAAATTCAAGAAGATTATAAGAAGCACTTTGTTCGTATATTTTCCACGCTGAATAGACGTTTAACTTTCGAAACTCGTGAATCCTTAATTAGCATTTCTCCAGAAGATACCGATAATTTGTTGATAGTCAACTGGACAGTCTTAAAGTTGGCTAGAGTTTGGTTGCTCGGTCAAATAGCAGACGATAAGGAAGCCTATCAACAATTTATCAATCGGTTATTTGAGTTCGCCGATATGCATGAACTCGAAGCGCTGTATGCCGCATTGCCCATATTGGACTATCCAGAGCAATGGATTGAGCGTTGTAAAGAAGGTATACGTAATAATATTGGGACTGTTCAAGAAGCAGTGATTGAACATAATAAGTTCCCATTTTTATATTTGGATGAAGAATCGTGGAATCAATTGGTTCTAAAAGCGTTCTTTACCAGTAAAAAGATATTAAATATTTACGGCTTGTTTGATAAAAACAATAAGCCATTGGCAGACTCTATTGTCGACTATATCTATGAGCGACACTCTGCAAAACGCGAAATCCATCCCATGTTATGGATTTTAGCAAAAGACTATTTACCGTCCCGAGCTTTAGATATATTGGCTGAGGCCTATAATTTAGAGAACGATGAAGCGAAGAAAGCACTCCTTCTTCAGGCTTTAGCGGCTAATCATGCGCATTTGAGTGAATCATTTAAGATCGCGCATGCTCAAGAATTGGAACAAATTTCTCCAATAGAACAAGTATTGGAAGCATATAAATAA